In Phaeodactylum tricornutum CCAP 1055/1 chromosome 30, whole genome shotgun sequence, a single window of DNA contains:
- a CDS encoding predicted protein, producing the protein MTETSLPSQTALAPSTTKPALVLPKQGVAKVKSVTSGDTVVLLGKPPQPNLPCPEVLFTLEGLSAPRMASKVNPTDEPGAFPAREWLRQQLVGKVVRFETRKQPNSAGDRVYGWIFLPATAPTDPPVHVAVECVRAGHATPKSLKYATGNDTEAPAVVPTAPSPDDAPEVAAAKEYELQLGKAYAEAKSARVGLHATDPLPLVRTLRVANEDFATLQFVEAVQKHCTHKRIRCVIEYVFDGSRLRLHVTDAQLPEFQYTSFTLLLAGVTCPRLGSAKSDPPTPNEPFAVQAREFTQTRLLQRELDVSLVGTDKVGSSAVGVVHHPVGNIAVELLKNGLARMADWSVRLLAVGDVPALRVAENTAKRTALNVWRNYAPPTLQTASQVSGTVVEVVSGDTVLILPDGKAYDSEAVLYKVSLASMRAPRVGNERAGRPDEPYAVECKERLRVLTVGRAVKAQVHYERDIPLQPGVNETRPFATLSTPKYEDVAEVLIQEGLAVTQRHRDDDETSARYDELRAAEATAKAAKKNTHSEKEYKSATINDLTDPRKAKSYSGSLMRSGHTKAIVDYVFNGALFKLYIPSENCYIRFAPNSIRCPQPSPSPGGKVNKAAEPFGDESKRHARLHVLQRHVEIVCNGVTNSGIITGDMMVGQGGQRRDYAIELVGAGLATVDQRKIDYGEAPRSLVDAQSAAQESKVGLWSIVQEQPEIKVAKTAVKAKETVATIRLSEIRSGNHFFYHVVDDETAKVVEESMKVFTKSHGTGGAPCDAKIGKVVAALFNDGSGKAWYRAKVIERKGPGKMAVLFLDHGNVATVPVATHLRPLDMNLGTDRIPPVAKEAVLALTNTRPLDSDEGMDAARLLQSKCWGRNLTARIFAPDESGKAALSIATEAGSDEETINASLVVEGLARVAKPETVTSISSRMIDPSSLVELAAALNVAQEVARKSRVGMWRYGDIGDEDDDDM; encoded by the exons ATGACGGAAACGAGTCTGCCCAGCCAAACGGCGCTTGCGCCCAGCACCACCAAGCCCGCTCTCGTACTACCCAAACAAGGCGTCGCCAAGGTCAAGTCCGTCACTTCGGGGGATACCGTGGTACTTTTGGGTAAGCCTCCGCAACCCAATCTGCCCTGTCCCGAAGTACTCTTTACCCTCGAAGGCCTTTCGGCTCCG AGAATGGCGAGCAAGGTCAATCCTACCGACGAGCCGGGCGCCTTTCCCGCCCGCGAATGGCTCCGTCAACAGCTGGTGGGCAAAGTGGTCCGCTTCGAGACTCGCAAGCAGCCGAACAGTGCCGGTGATCGCGTCTACGGCTGGATCTTTTTGCCCGCCACCGCTCCCACGGATCCTCCCGTACACGTAGCCGTGGAATGCGTGCGTGCGGGACACGCGACGCCCAAATCGCTCAAGTACGCCACCGGCAACGACACGGAGGCTCCGGCCGTCGTACCCACCGCGCCGTCTCCCGACGATGCACCGGAAGTCGCGGCCGCCAAGGAATACGAGCTGCAGCTCGGGAAAGCCTACGCGGAAGCCAAGTCGGCACGGGTGGGTCTGCACGCCACGGATCCCCTACCCCTCGTACGGACCCTCCGCGTCGCCAACGAAGACTTCGCGACGCTCCAGTTCGTGGAAGCCGTGCAAAAGCACTGTACCCACAAACGGATTCGTTGCGTCATTGAATACGTCTTTGACGGATCCCGGCTGCGTCTGCACGTGACGGATGCACAGTTGCCCGAGTTCCAGTACACTTCCTTTACCCTCTTGTTGGCGGGAGTCACGTGTCCCCGGCTCGGGAGCGCCAAGTCCGATCCACCCACTCCGAACGAACCCTTCGCCGTGCAAGCCCGGGAATTCACGCAGACCAGACTGCTCCAACGCGAACTCGACGTGTCTCTCGTCGGCACCGATAAGGTCGGATCCTCCGCCGTCGGAGTCGTCCATCATCCTGTCGGCAATATCGCCGTCGAATTGCTCAAGAACGGCTTGGCCCGCATGGCGGACTGGAGTGTCCGCCTCCTCGCGGTCGGCGATGTTCCGGCGCTCCGCGTCGCGGAAAACACGGCCAAACGCACCGCCTTGAACGTCTGGCGCAATTACGCTCCACCCACGCTGCAGACGGCGTCGCAAGTCTCCGGAACCGTGGTCGAAGTCGTGTCCGGCGACACCGTCCTCATACTCCCCGACGGCAAGGCCTACGACAGTGAAGCCGTCTTGTACAAGGTCTCGTTGGCGTCGATGCGCGCCCCGCGGGTCGGGAACGAACGCGCTGGACGGCCCGACGAACCCTACGCCGTCGAGTGCAAGGAGCGTTTGCGCGTCTTGACTGTCGGTCGGGCCGTGAAAGCCCAAGTCCACTACGAACGCGACATTCCACTGCAACCCGGTGTCAACGAAACGCGGCCCTTTGCGACCCTCTCCACACCCAAGTACGAGGACGTGGCCGAGGTGCTTATTCAGGAGGGACTGGCTGTGACACAGCGTCACcgggatgacgacgaaacctCGGCACGGTATGATGAATTGCGGGCGGCCGAGGCCACTGCCAAGGCGGCAAAGAAGAATACGCACTCGGAAAAGGAGTACAAGAGTGCCACCATCAATGATTTGACCGATCCACGAAAGGCCAAATCGTATTCCGGTTCCCTCATGCGCTCGGGCCACACCAAAGCCATCGTGGACTACGTCTTCAACGGCGCATTGTTCAAGCTGTACATTCCTTCGGAAAATTGTTACATACGCTTCGCGCCAAACTCGATACGGTGTCCGCAACCATCGCCGAGTCCGGGTGGTAAGGTGAACAAGGCAGCCGAGCCTTTCGGCGACGAGTCGAAGCGCCACGCGCGACTTCACGTCCTACAGCGTCACGTAGAAATTGTGTGCAACGGTGTCACCAACAGTGGAATTATCACGGGGGACATGATGGTCGGACAAGGTGGACAACGTCGTGATTACGCCATCGAGTTGGTTGGTGCCGGCTTGGCCACGGTCGACCAACGCAAGATTGACTATGGAGAGGCACCACGATCGCTCGTTGACGCGCAATCAGCAGCACAGGAAAGTAAGGTCGGTCTATGGTCGATTGTCCAAGAGCAACCCGAAATTAAGGTTGCCAAAACAGCAGTCAAAGCCAAGGAAACGGTCGCCACGATTCGGTTAAGCGAGATTCGCAGCGGGAATCACTTCTTTTATCACGTGGTGGATGATGAAACAGCCAAGGTTGTGGAGGAATCGATGAAGGTTTTCACCAAAAGCCACGGCACGGGCGGCGCTCCGTGTGACGCTAAAATTGGCAAAGTGGTTGCCGCCTTGTTTAACGACGGCAGCGGAAAGGCATGGTACCGTGCCAAAGTTATCGAACGCAAAGGGCCTGGCAAGATGGCGGTATTGTTTTTGGATCACGGAAATGTGGCGACGGTCCCGGTGGCAACGCATCTGCGCCCTCTCGATATGAACCTTGGGACAGATCGTATTCCACCGGTGGCCAAGGAGGCAGTCCTAGCTCTCACCAACACGCGACCATTGGACAGCGATGAGGGTATGGATGCGGCTCGACTGTTGCAAAGCAAATGCTGGGGTCGCAACTTGACGGCCCGGATTTTCGCTCCGGACGAGTCAGGCAAAGCGGCTCTATCCATCGCGACGGAAGCTGgttccgacgaagaaactATCAACGCAAGTCTGGTGGTGGAGGGGCTAGCTCGCGTGGCCAAGCCAGAAACTGTGACGAGCATCTCGAGTCGTATGATCGATCCTTCGTCATTGGTCGAGTTGGCGGCGGCACTCAACGTGGCCCAGGAAGTGGCTCGCAAGTCTCGAGTTGGTATGTGGCGGTATGGTGATATTGgcgacgaggatgacgacgatatgTAA
- a CDS encoding predicted protein: MSEVTELEIGDEVLQNNGGFSLTCDVPSSPFGDSDVSSVEGNEETAVMEVEYIRTTKVEQSFGSKAIISLGKQATVGASDVFVGSSHPFHHTSESASPQAISVNTFKHLEENATSTTNSVAGKHIGKRSDHQPQKQPRSSFALLEERSAGTALRPKTASLDQDGRSTPRAALMHSLLLSTSVPPISSVDPVCRSSKESRQGQRYIPVETTFYVDTVLNRNEMELLWLGEESMCCLYRTEFDFDFVWEYASESLRMELRKFSPDSSENQKIMQIVRTEDIIIGKRFTILREQVRLALGKGFRRPMMKSVIADLRLQQRDSKLKVFPPLKPGV, translated from the exons ATGTCCGAGGTGACCGAACTTGAAATCGGGGACGAGGTGTTGCAGAATAACGGCGGGTTTTCCTTGACTTGTGACGTGCCAAGTTCACCTTTCGGAGACTCCGACGTGTCTTCCGTAGAAGGGAACGAAGAAACGGCAGTGATGGAAGTTGAATACATTCGTACCACAAAAGTAGAGCAATCATTCGGCAGTAAGGCTATTATTTCTCTTGGAAAACAAGCCACGGTCGGTGCTAGCGATGTATTTGTCGGCTCAAGCCACCCTTTTCATCACACATCCGAATCGGCTTCGCCGCAAGCAATCAGCGTTAATACATTCAAACACCTTGAAGAGAATGCAACGAGCACGACGAATTCCGTAGCGGGAAAACATATAGGAAAGCGGTCGGATCACCAACCGCAGAAACAGCCGAGATCGTCTTTTGCTTTACTTGAAGAACGTTCAGCGGGTACGGCCTTGAGGCCGAAGACCGCCTCCTTAGATCAGGATGGGCGTTCAACGCCGCGGGCTGCGCTCATGCACAGTCTACTACTGAGTACTTCAGTTCCGCCAATATCTTCGGTGGATCCGGTTTGTAGATCGTCAAAGGAGTCCCGACAAGGGCAGCGTTACATCCCAGTCGAAACGACCTTCTACGTGGACACCGTTTTGAATCGAAATGAAATGGAGTTACTTTGGCTAGGAGAAGAGAGCATGTGTTGCCTGTATAGAACCGAGTTCGACTTTGACTTCGTATGGGAGTATGCTTCCGAATCGCTGAGGATGGAACTTAGAAAGTTCAGCCCGGACTCAtcggaaaaccaaaaaattATGCAAATTGTGCGCACGGAAGACATCATCATTGGCAAACGATTTACG ATTTTGAGAGAACAGGTCCGCCTCGCGCTCGGAAAGGGTTTTCGGCGTCCTATGATGAAATCGGTTATTGCCGATCTCCGGTTGCAGCAGAGAGATTCGAAACTCAAGGTCTTTCCGCCTTTGAAGCCGGGGGTGTGA
- a CDS encoding predicted protein — protein sequence MDFSSIPRALESLQRRQPPLDEETVLRPTRALVANPSADVFLSSITSLVSSTSSRWEPLAVGLYVATEALTQHGKALAASSSSSSTPDAAPSVYLEGPRVPSTRDEGTPLESVVPVLDTNQALVLCQTLHDVALRHLEHDEPRVRTLVAKAVGAYAKLTVELDDALPHNRQALHDRLVQSIRTHIQQGRDEQPDPQNDPHTNTPDDGDDDGDRSPKYSKSSTGALDDTTGWRALETNWQCLASLIRALGPAYVVHFGVPQTVLDDCQYSCIEHVNRHVRAAGISVLEQWLYAAAAGSPVQQALLTESDGVLRKTCRVVLKHGLADNWSQVRMAASVLCRVLFTTLQALQAPADDLYPVLLPRMCLNRFYLAQGVKLYSHETWKLVFVDSGVSLVAANLPAVCRYYVQMCDADNHVVREAACQAVAELAIRLGSDPNHHDELLPHMDLLLQALLMCFHDESWPVRDEACLACGLLCKAYPESCRPELGKLWERWTGQLTDQIWSVREDAAVALGDALEAYGADFLQELLALVDKLLPSARSQSAMTPTEYKARQNDAAAHTDSQLYSCGSLAPKLRKGGAGRIGCSSCDVNREKSPWEATDGCVYLIRELVVRCASPESPTPLADEILLPMLRELADVCRVQHFPQSDDLRTTLWRNLPGMAEALGKQRFKRLYLDVFQNLLFSSLDARSSSQLSQHAAGQCAEELADLVGRTIFRARLEDDQRDTLDRVLRERAAIPAGPADGAVFSPFGPPGLLDHIHKGTVHPGVAGMTRGTAP from the coding sequence ATGGACTTTTCGTCGATTCCTCGTGCCTTGGAATCTCTCCAACGCCGTCAGCCTCCGCTCGACGAGGAGACGGTGTTGCGTCCCACACGAGCCCTCGTAGCGAACCCGTCCGCGGACGTCTTTTTATCCTCCATTACGTCACTCGTCTCGTCTACATCGTCTCGTTGGGAACCACTCGCGGTGGGTCTTTACGTGGCGACGGAAGCCCTCACGCAGCACGGAAAAGCCCTcgccgcgtcgtcgtcgtcgtcgtcaaccCCCGACGCGGCACCGTCCGTGTATCTGGAAGGTCCACGGGTCCCATCCACCCGCGACGAAGGAACACCTCTGGAATCGGTCGTACCCGTCCTCGACACAAACCAGGCTTTGGTCCTTTGTCAGACCCTTCACGACGTCGCTTTGCGACATTTGGAACACGACGAGCCCCGGGTCCGTACTCTCGTCGCCAAGGCCGTGGGAGCCTACGCCAAACTTACCGTCGAACTCGATGATGCACTCCCGCACAATCGTCAAGCTCTCCACGATCGACTCGTGCAATCCATTCGAACACATATTCAACAAGGTAGAGACGAACAACCTGATCCACAAAACGATCCACACACCAACACTCCCGACGATGGGGACGATGATGGGGACCGATCCCCAAAGTACAGTAAATCCTCCACGGGAGCTCTGGACGACACCACGGGATGGCGTGCCTTGGAAACCAATTGGCAGTGTCTCGCTTCCTTGATTCGGGCACTCGGTCCGGCTTACGTCGTACACTTTGGGGTCCCCCAAACCGTTCTGGACGATTGTCAGTACAGTTGTATCGAGCACGTCAATCGCCACGTCCGGGCGGCCGGGATTTCCGTGCTGGAACAGTGGCTTTACGCGGCAGCAGCCGGAAGCCCTGTGCAACAGGCCCTCTTGACGGAGTCCGACGGAGTTCTGCGCAAAACCTGCCGGGTTGTACTCAAACACGGGCTCGCCGACAATTGGTCACAAGTCCGGATGGCCGCCAGTGTCCTCTGTCGCGTTTTGTTCACCACCCTACAGGCTCTACAGGCACCAGCGGACGATTTGTATCCCGTACTCCTACCCCGCATGTGTTTGAATCGATTCTATCTCGCGCAAGGGGTCAAGCTCTACAGTCACGAAACGTGGAAactcgtctttgtcgattccGGCGTGTCCCTGGTGGCCGCTAACTTGCCCGCCGTTTGCCGTTACTACGTTCAAATGTGCGACGCCGATAATCACGTCGTCCGGGAAGCCGCTTGCCAGGCCGTCGCCGAACTGGCCATCCGCCTCGGGTCGGATCCGAACCATCACGACGAGCTCCTGCCACACATGGACCTACTGCTGCAGGCCTTGCTTATGTGTTTCCACGACGAGTCCTGGCCCGTGCGTGACGAAGCCTGTTTGGCGTGCGGCCTCCTCTGCAAAGCGTATCCCGAGTCCTGTCGTCCCGAACTCGGTAAACTTTGGGAACGCTGGACGGGACAGCTCACGGACCAGATTTGGTCCGTCCGCGAAGACGCCGCGGTAGCCTTGGGCGACGCCCTCGAAGCCTATGGTGCCGACTTCCTACAGGAACTCCTAGCCCTCGTTGACAAGCTTCTTCCGTCGGCTCGCAGCCAATCCGCCATGACGCCGACCGAATACAAGGCCCGCCAAAACGACGCCGCTGCTCACACCGACTCGCAATTGTACAGTTGCGGGAGTTTGGCGCCGAAGCTGCGCAAGGGCGGTGCCGGCCGCATCGGGTGTTCCTCGTGCGACGTTAATCGCGAAAAATCGCCCTGGGAAGCGACAGACGGCTGCGTCTACCTGATTCGCGAACTCGTGGTGCGGTGTGCCTCGCCGGAGAGTCCGACACCCCTTGCGGACGAAATCCTGCTTCCCATGCTCCGGGAACTAGCTGACGTGTGTCGGGTACAGCACTTTCCGCAATCGGACGATTTGCGCACCACGTTGTGGAGAAATCTTCCTGGAATGGCGGAAGCGCTCGGCAAACAGCGTTTCAAGCGGTTGTACCTGGACGTCTTCCAGAATTTGTTGTTCTCGAGTTTGGATGCGCGGTCGTCCTCGCAATTGTCACAGCACGCGGCGGGACAGTGTGCGGAAGAACTGGCCGACCTGGTAGGCCGGACTATTTTCCGGGCACGTTTGGAAGATGACCAGCGGGATACTTTGGATCGCGTTTTGCGCGAACGCGCTGCCATACCGGCGGGGCCGGCAGACGGGGCCGTCTTTTCGCCCTTTGGACCGCCCGGATTGCTCGATCACATTCACAAGGGTACGGTGCATCCGGGTG